The genome window CTAGGGGAATCCACAGCACTAGGAATGTATCCAGGGGGCCTGGCTCCCTAACGGCTTTTAAGAAGTTTTCTCTTGCTGCCCATCACCCTCGATTCCCCTTCTCCCCAGGGATGTGCAAATGGAGGCCGGAGGAGATAGTGCTGTCCCAGCCCCCGGGGGCGTGGAGGACTTGGTGGACACGCAGTTCCCCATTGAGGAGGCTGGAGACAGTGAAGGGGTTCACTCGAGCACGCCGGATCCCGGAGATGGGGACCCGGAGGACACAGGTATAGCTCCCCTCAACGGAGCCTTGGAACCAGTCCCTGGGGGTTGTCATTGCCAGCTGAAGGGGAAAGGTAACGGGAGACCAGTGGGCAGTCTTTGGGGCCCCAGGAAAGTAGCTTGAGGCGTAGCTCGGTCAGTCGTTGGTCACAGACTTGATTTAATTGAAATCAATGAGAAATGATAAAGAAGCCAGGGGGTGTCAGCTTTTGTCCGGGAGGGGCAAGATGTTTCCTGCCATGAGGGGTCAAGGGTACGAAGATGGACTGTGTTAATTTGTACGGAAAGTCTCATTTTAACATTGGAGTTCCTACATCCCGGGACACCCTTCTGTTGTAGGGAAATTAGAATGTACTTGACCTGAGCTTAGATTCTTGAAGAATCAAGAAGGGTGTGGTTGGGCTCAAAAAGGGTCATCTTTACAGGTAATGGGAATTGAGACAAGTTACTTGGGTATTTGGGAACATGGAATTATCAGTACACAATTAAGAATATGAAAACATTGGGTGTGAGAAAATTAGATGAGGTTGCATGTTGATGATTGTCATTGCGTGAATCAGTAGACAGCAATACCAGAGGGAAttagtgtgtgtgttgagggaaGCAAGGGGTTTCATTATGGATTCAAAATGATAATCTTGGAGGAAGAGCAGGTGGAGATCATGGAAGCCTTTCGTGTTAGTGATGGTTAATGGTGGCCATTGGTGGAGTGGAAGAGCATGGAGCTGTCATGTAAGGTTATTGAAGACTAAAGTGTTGGTGATATTAATATATACTTGTTGGGGTGCTAATATAGCAATATAAGTAAATAGGGGAATGGCTGAAGGTTAGGGGAGTCCTGGTGATCTGGATGCCAGTGGCTGTTAATGGCCACAATAATGGGAGAAATAAGGACCATTGCTGTGAGTATGGTTAACCAAGAGAGTCCGTGGGCATCACTGGGGATTAGTGGATGTGGATGAAAGGATTAGAGTCAGTGGGTGTATTTTAATGGTGGCCATTGAGGGGTACGTACACATCAGAATAGGATAAATAAGGGGTCAGAGAAGTTAATAAAGAGCCCAGCAGATAAGCAGATTAATAGTTATTTGGAGAGTGGGGTGCTTTGAAGACCTAGGAATGGCAGTGTTGAAAGGAAATAATGGAGGGGTCAGTGAACAGCAGTGAGAACATGTTGGATTATTTGTGTTTTAGGGTGGGGCTCATTGAAACCTTAGTGTTAGTGGACATAGGTAGTCATCCATTGTTCACTGAATAGCTAGGAAGACATGGAGATCTTTGTCAACATGCCTGAGTCATTGCAGGTCATGGGACTGGTAAGGCTTTGATAGATTGTTGAAACATGGGGTTAGAAGGAGATGAGCCACTCAGGGCTCCCTTTCAGGATCCAAGGCcaaggaccagccacccagcctcctATCACCTTTGCCTCAGGCTGAGGCCCCATCAAGCACTTGTGAGCACTGGAAAACTACAGCTTCAGATGGCAGTCCCACTGGAGAACCTGAGGGTAGTTCTGAGGGCCAGGGAGAAGACCCCAGTGACGGGGACCCCAATGATGGTGACCCCAGTGACGAGGACTGGCGCAGCCAAAGGAAGCACGTGTTCGTGCTGAGTGAGGCAGGCAAGCCCATCTACTCACGGTATGGTAGTGTGGAGGCACTGTCTGCCACCATGGGTGTGATGACAGCCCTTGTGTCCTTCGTACAGAGTGCAGGAGATGCCATCCGAGCCATCTATGCTGGTGAGTGAAGAGAAAGGGGGGCATAATGAGGGCTGGGGGCTAATGGCTGGGGGTTAGAGGTCTGTGTAACTGGCCATGTGTAGATCAGCTGTCTGCCTGCCTACATGGGTCTCTGTCGAGCCACCAAAAGTGAGTCGGTGAGAGTGACTGTATGTAGGGCCCTCTCTTTGGGTTCCACCCAAATGGTTGGCAGTATACCACCTGGTTGTCTGGGAGTGAGGACGGGTGCTCTGTGGCCTGGCTTTGTGTCAGTCCTTGTCCGTCTCACCATTCCCACCACCCTGACGCCATGCTGCCTGTCTAGATTACCTGATTCCTCCACAGCCCACATCTTTACAAATGTCCCAATACCCCTAGCTTGTCCTTGCCCTAGTTTTGGTGCTGGCAGAGGAAGAGTGCGGGCTTGGGCCAGGTGCTGTGTCTGGTGGAGAGTATGTGGGAAAGGTGTCCTGTCTGATTCCTTGGCTCATTCTtggtctgcctctgcccctgcccactTTTCCTTCCCCTAGAGGACCACAAGCTGGTGTTCCTGCAGCAAGGCCCACTCCTGCTGGTGGCTGTGTCCCGGACTCCACAGTCAGCAGCACAGCTACGGGGTGAGCTGCTTGCAGTACACGCACAAATTGTGAGCACACTGACTCGTGCAAGCGTGGCCCGCATCTTTGCACATAAGCAGAACTATGATCTACGTCGTCTGCTGGCTGGCTCAGAGCGCACACTGGACCGGCTCCTGGACAGTGTGGAGCAAGACCCCGGTGCCCTGCTCCTGGGTGCTGTGCGTTGTGTGCCTCTGGCCCGTCCACTGCGGGATGCCCTGGGTACACTACTGCGGCGCTGTACAGCCCCAGGCCTGGCCCTGTCAGTGCTGGCTGTTGGCGGCCGACTGATAACAGCAGCCCAAGAGAGGAATGTGCTGGCTGAGTGCCGACTGGACCCAGCTGATCTGCAGTTACTGCTTGACTGGGTGGGTGCACCAGCCTTTGCAGCAGGTGAGGCATGGGCACCTGTGTGCTTGCCTCGCTTCAACCCAGATGGTTTCTTCTATGCCTATGTGGCTCGTCTGGattccatgcctgtctgcctgctgttGCTTGGTACCAACCGTGAAGCTTTCCATGCCATGGCTGCCTGCCGGCGCTTGGTTGAAGATGGGATGCACAACCTTGGTGCCCTGCGTACCCTTGGGGAGGCTGCCAACTTCTCTAACGGGCCAGCAGCCAATGCCCCTGCCTACAGTGTGCAGGCTGTGGGAGCACCTGGCCTCCGGCATTTCCTCTATAAGCCACTGGACATCCCTGACCAACACCGCCAGCTACCACAGTTTACCAGGTGAGCCCTGACCCTACAGGCGATTGAAGACATGTCTAACCAAGACTGCCAGCATCTTGTACGCATGAGTTAAAAGAGAGAGGCAGCCATGCTCTAGAAAGGGGGAGCAGACACTTCTCCGTTCTAGTGGGGAAAAGGCTCTCCTTCCTAGTTTAATGGGGGCACCTTGGCTGACAACACTGGAAAGCCTCAAGTCTGATGTGGGAGGCTGAGCCCCATAACCTAATTATAGTCCCTAGACTGCGAGGGGAGGCAGGCCCTTTACTCACAgtgcccctgcctccctctgtTGCAGTCCTGAGCTAGAGGCCCCATACAGCCGAGAGGAGGAGCGACAGCGACTGTCCGACTTGTATCACCGCCTGCACGCTCGCCTCCATAGCACCTCCCGGCCCCTGCGCCTCATTTACCACGTGGCTGAGAAGGAAACACTGCTGGCCTGGGTGAGTTGGTCAGGCTGCCAGTGGTAGTTCTCTACTACAagcctttccccccccccccccccccccgtgatgaACCTTTGGCTTTAgctcccccacaggctcactgGAACGTGCCAGGCTCTGCCTTTTATCCGCACCACTGACCCTGTGGGCACGTGTGTCTTAAGCTACAGAAGGATTCCTCACTGTCTGCAACCCTAACTTAGCCCTGCCGCTCCTTTGCTTTCCCCCATGAGCGATCAGGACAGGGTCTTGGACTTTCAGGGATCCCATCTGCAACGATCACTGTGCTCGCCAGTTCCCTGTCTACCAGTCTCAAGTCCCCAGCTCTCTTTGACCACTGCAGGTTCAGGACCACCCCATGCCCTCTACCTGGGACTGTTAAAGTTC of Peromyscus leucopus breed LL Stock chromosome 5, UCI_PerLeu_2.1, whole genome shotgun sequence contains these proteins:
- the Mon1b gene encoding vacuolar fusion protein MON1 homolog B, producing MEAGGDSAVPAPGGVEDLVDTQFPIEEAGDSEGVHSSTPDPGDGDPEDTGSKAKDQPPSLLSPLPQAEAPSSTCEHWKTTASDGSPTGEPEGSSEGQGEDPSDGDPNDGDPSDEDWRSQRKHVFVLSEAGKPIYSRYGSVEALSATMGVMTALVSFVQSAGDAIRAIYAEDHKLVFLQQGPLLLVAVSRTPQSAAQLRGELLAVHAQIVSTLTRASVARIFAHKQNYDLRRLLAGSERTLDRLLDSVEQDPGALLLGAVRCVPLARPLRDALGTLLRRCTAPGLALSVLAVGGRLITAAQERNVLAECRLDPADLQLLLDWVGAPAFAAGEAWAPVCLPRFNPDGFFYAYVARLDSMPVCLLLLGTNREAFHAMAACRRLVEDGMHNLGALRTLGEAANFSNGPAANAPAYSVQAVGAPGLRHFLYKPLDIPDQHRQLPQFTSPELEAPYSREEERQRLSDLYHRLHARLHSTSRPLRLIYHVAEKETLLAWVTSKFELYTCLSPLVTKAGAILVVTKLLRWVRKEEDRLFIRYPPKYSTPPSSSVEQAPNNGLFTGL